In a single window of the Gossypium hirsutum isolate 1008001.06 chromosome D02, Gossypium_hirsutum_v2.1, whole genome shotgun sequence genome:
- the LOC107887272 gene encoding protein WHAT'S THIS FACTOR 9, mitochondrial, with protein MSYWFLCGKGKVFGFSCGLRRGFNYQQTFSLVNVKLKWVKDKALDAVIAGERDLRAACNLVSILSSAPDFCLPIYHLSRHRGQLGLPHDHKLSTFIRRYPTIFHESYVFDSAGTLVPCFELTLEALNLYHEELGVIRDNMIDLIDRLCKLLMLTKDRILPLQTIDQLKWDLGLPYFYIDNLIPNYADLFSLFRLPDDRIGLKLLSWDDTLAVSQLEKNVARQTEEDLKNNCLAFPIGFTRGFGLKRKCMGWLEEWQKLPYTSPYADASHLDPRTDVSEKRIVGVFHELFHLTIQKKTERKNVSNLRKPLSLPQKFTKVFERHPGTFYISKMSDTQTVVLREAYDCQRIVQRHPLVDIRERFASMMRKGFRDRSRGLYKETAYIGHKDPLKIVQGHKGGGNGLDSEVDSDDDLFSEYNSDESIHCPT; from the coding sequence ATGAGTTACTGGTTTTTGTGTGGAAAAGGTAAAGTGTTTGGCTTTTCATGTGGGTTGAGAAGGGGATTTAATTACCAGCAGACTTTCAGTTTAGTTAATGTTAAGCTCAAATGGGTTAAAGATAAAGCCTTAGATGCTGTTATTGCTGGTGAAAGAGATTTAAGAGCTGCTTGCAATCTTGTCTCCATCCTCTCCTCTGCTCCAGACTTTTGTCTCCCCATTTACCATCTTTCACGGCATCGCGGTCAACTGGGTCTACCCCATGACCATAAGCTATCCACGTTTATCAGGAGATATCCCACCATCTTTCATGAATCTTATGTGTTTGACAGTGCTGGCACTCTTGTTCCTTGCTTTGAGTTGACCCTGGAAGCCTTAAATCTTTACCATGAAGAACTTGGTGTTATCCGGGATAATATGATTGATTTGATTGACAGGCTTTGCAAATTGTTGATGCTTACCAAGGATAGGATCCTTCCTTTACAGACTATTGACCAGCTGAAATGGGACTTGGGGTTGCCTTACTTTTACATCGATAACTTGATTCCAAATTATGCtgatttattttctttgtttcgcCTTCCTGATGATCGGATTGGTTTGAAACTTTTATCATGGGATGATACACTTGCTGTCTCCCAGTTGGAGAAGAATGTTGCCCGGCAAACAGAAGAAGATTTGAAAAATAACTGTTTAGCCTTTCCTATAGGGTTTACAAGGGGTTTTGGACTGAAGAGAAAGTGCATGGGATGGTTAGAAGAATGGCAGAAATTACCATATACTTCACCTTATGCCGATGCCTCTCACTTGGATCCACGCACTGATGTGTCGGAGAAGAGAATTGTGGGCGTGTTTCATGAACTCTTTCACCTTACCATACAGAAGAAGACAGAACGTAAAAATGTGAGTAATTTACGAAAACCTTTATCATTGCCTCAGAAGTTTACTAAGGTGTTTGAGCGCCATCCTGGCACCTTTTATATTTCCAAGATGTCCGATACTCAAACTGTTGTTCTTAGGGAAGCTTATGATTGCCAACGGATTGTTCAGAGGCACCCCCTTGTTGATATTAGGGAAAGATTTGCAAGCATGATGAGAAAAGGATTTCGGGACAGAAGCAGGGGCTTATACAAGGAAACTGCCTATATAGGTCACAAGGACCCATTAAAGATTGTTCAAGGTCATAAAGGTGGTGGAAATGGTCTTGATTCTGAAGTAGATTCAGATGATGATTTATTTTCCGAATACAATTCTGATGAGTCAATTCATTGCCCTACCTGA